aacaaattataatttggctgaagactgtgtggatgcgattgctgattttgtaaaaggtattctacctgaggataatgtagccCCTGGTTCATATTACGAGGTTTAGAAActggtagctggtcttggtttatcgtatcaggtaatagatgcatgcagcgataactgcatgatttattagAGGGCGGATGAagagcgggttacatgcaaattttgtggaaaagctcgttataaagatacgagtggaagagttccagtgccatttaaaaggatgtggtattttcctttgacggaaaggttgcagatgTTGTTtcagtctgaacgcacagcgcaaccaatgagatggcatgcggagcattcaacaaatggtgagattagacatcctttagatgcaaaagcgtggaagcatttcaaatcaaaatatcccgactttgcgtatgagagaagaaatgtctaccttggattatgcaCTGaaggtttcagcccgtttggcaagagtggaagacagtattctctatggccagtcattcttacaccatacaacttaccgccaaacttgtgcttgcgacgagagtttttgtttctctccattcttgttcccggaccagagcatcctaagagatcacttgatgtgtttcttcagccactaatatatgagttgcaacaactatgggctcaaagtgctgaaacatacgatgtttcatgtaaagaaaactttcaaatgcgggcagtacttatgtggacaataagtgattttccagcatatggtatgttatctggatggacaacgcatgtaaggctatcatgtccatattgtcaagataacactgatgctttccaactaaaacacggaaggaaaacgtgttggtttgactgtcacaggagattcctaccacctgatcatccatatcgtaggagtaggaatttgtttacggagaacaagagggtgtttgacagtccacctccggaaattagATGTGTAACCGTCTgaaaattccacatcgtttgaaatccaatcaaagaacgcatattttccctctgcatcaagtcggtatatgggaaaaggagccctaccattctcatcaacatgaattTCTGAACGAGCatatatatcgactaaatccagtcttgacttcaaattatcctttgttttaccttgaacgttaaggatcgtgttcatgagattgtcaaaaaagttcttctcaatatgcatgacatctaaattatgcctcagCAGATGATTcttccagtatggcagatcccagaaaatactctttttgtgccagttatgtagttttccaacagcatctaccggataATGCACATGTCCACCTTGGTCttgcgtcctttctgcaccaaaatctcttagttgtgggTACGTAACTgtgtcgacagaaaggaaggaaagtttatcggcttgaagagtcacgattgccatgtaatgatgcagcgcctccttttgtttgccttcaaggaactattaccacggaatgttcatgaagcaattgcagggattagtgaTTTcatccgcgatttatgcacgagatcagtgactcttgaaggtattgaaaatttgaagactaacatagccgtgattcagtgcaactttgagaagatatttcctccatcattttttgatgttatggaacatcttgttattcacctggcaagagaattggaacttggtggtccagtgcaatatagatggatgtatttgtatgagcggtatatgtaccatttgaagaagatggtgaaaattatagtagggtggaaggttctatattCGCACAGATGATAAAttcagaaacttcaaactttgccgagttctactttccagcagaagtgcagaccaaaaacagaagacctgttCGGCATAATGATAGAGGcaaacgggcaacatatcatgttacggttccagacatcttcacagatgttggacgacttagcggaaaaccaaaggaccgtcgacttactgagcaggagcgcagttatttgcaaacatatttgctcaccaactgcgaagatgttcttcaatatgagaggtaaataaattagcttacaaatttttattttaacaagttgaaatttaaatcttaattaattatattattgtcaacatatgtacaggattttcatggcagaaaagtggttcgaatatagatacgccacagaggaggaacttgaagaactgaagcagagagaattttctggatggatgcttacttatgtgagtgctttaaacaaattaaaatattatttatcacatatttatattaattcacatatattgatataacatatatatgtgctattaataggtgtctgctggtatgaccagaggtgaaacatttgacgattggatacgcgagatggtgcgtggagcagagtatgttgtgaagtcatatccgagattttgtactcgaggatatgcattcacaactcaaaagaggagacgttcgagtacgacttatgatgctggcgtttgttctgcatctggAGATGTTGTATACTACGGAAACATACGGGAGATTATGGAAATCAAGTATcagggcatggttggattgcgctgtactattttctattgtgattggtacgaCAACACTCCACATCAGTACATTCGAGGCGAAagttgcaatattatgatcctttcattcttgcttctcaggccgatcaggtaattaaatatacatatgtcaattattcataatgattcatcatcatgtgtattaataacacttatttacaaattaaataatttttttaaatgttacaggtttgttatatcaagtaccccgggttaggaacagagatgattcattcttaaatatgtttttttaaatttatatatttattataactaattttaaatattttttcaattaatacttattaaaactatttttaaatatttttttttaatttacttgTCTACTGGTGATCAGACCCGGTCTCGATCTCGTCGTGCCTCACCACGAGGTCgtagtggtacggggagccactcTCAGGGTTCGTCCAGCCACTCTCGGGGTTCGTCCAGCCACTCTCGGGGGTCGAGCAGCCACTGTCGGGATTCTTCATTTCCCGCTCCGGTTTTttctcccgctgctgcaccccctCCCGTTGCTGCACCCCCTCCCACTGCTGCACCCCTCCCGCTCCTCCAGTCGTTCTGGGAGTGATGACTGTTGcccagttggttcaacagcccggtcgtgagcaTCTTCTCTATCTCACTCCGTGTCCAAAGGGACgacgtcaaacatggtaattaaaaattttttttttcctttcattaaaatatgattcattattaataatttgtttcttatattagattccaccgatccgggaacgggatcagggCATGGATCAACAATATGATGTACTCGAACCTCAGCAAGGgatatccgactttcactcacttccctgccGAGGACCAAGagatgtggtttcgtcagtttgcggtaagtattctaattttttaacttatttttaatctttaatataaaatttctacaaattgttttttttttcagcaagagttcacctGGAATCCCGATCACACGAACTTTATCCGTGAcgccttcgtccataaagttatggacaactatgagAAGCAGATCTACGAGTGGAAGTAGAAGTGGCTCATCAAccaggttttttttaatttattaaatatttttttgaatttattaaactatttttggatttattaaactattttatattttctttattaaaaggtcccgaaGTCGATCAACAGCACGGTCTGGGAggagttgtgtgtgcattgggataaggacgaGACGAAAGCTACATCCGTGACAAACTCCGCAAACCGCAAGAAcgatcgtggcgggaagggCATGTACAAGCACAATTTGGGTGCCCagactattgccactctgggggatcgcttggtaagttcaatctttttttttttaattatttaagtatttttattttattttttatgaatttcttctaatttctaatgtttgtttaacttttgtttttttcaaggcggatgaAAATGATGGCGAATCGGTTGATGATTTCGTCCTAATGAAGACGGCGCATACCAACAAGCACACCGGGGagattgatgatggtgttgTGAGGGATGTGCTCAGCCTGATCAAAACTCAGAAGGAAGACGAAGAGACCCGTctatctcagcttcaaaccgacctGGACGccacttcgacggcttcgaccaacttgtcccgaaTTCGAATCAACAAAATCTTTGAATCGGTATGTtcgttataaaaaagttcaattcatttatttctttattttcattttatcatcttttatattatttaaatttgtttattttctatttcagtcggttccaaagaagaagggacgtttggtcggtttgggtcgtcgagcccggtcggttcctccttctgcaccacagccctatgttgatccagaagtgcttatggaccagttgaaggacaaatATGACCGCATAGCTGCGTTGGAGCAAAAGATGGCGGATCAATAGGCGGGATGGGAGGCAACGAGGAAGCAGaacgagcaaatgatggagatgatgaagaggatgtacccgaacgagcagTTCCcgtagtttcttttttttttttcaaaaactctgaatgttttattttggtatgtacaactttgaatactATCTAATATgctttctatttcaattttaattttttattttcgaatttcaattaaaaaaataaatttttaattttaaaaacaaaattatttttgggaatattatgaggaagtgtatccctcgggatattccgacgacaacTTCCTCCGAATATTCCGAGGGCATATCTCCTTGGAATATCCCAAcagatacacttcctcggaatattccgacggcaaaggtttctcggaatattctgacggcCGAAGTTTGTCAGAATATTCTGATACCTCTTTTCTCTCGGAATGTTTCCGAGGACCGTTCCATCGGAAATATCCGAGGAGATACCGACGAACAGTCCTAGGAAATATTTCTttggaatgtcctcggaatcttTAATTCTCGgtattccctcggaattttccgaggaaattttactttccgacgagaaatttccgacgaccattctcgtcggtatgtcctcggaataccgttattccgaggacataccgatgATATTTGTCGTCGGAATACcagtgttttcttgtagtgacggTTGATCGTTGATAAGCATGGAGTATTAACTAATGATACCCATAACAGAACTGTCCACCCATTAGCTGTTAAAACCCAACGCTTGAAGCAACATCTTTAGATACGCCCATTCCACCCTATTGTAGGCCTTAGACATGTCTGATCTTATTGCCATGTAAGATTTTGATTACTTGTCATCTGTCCTCAAAGCATGAAGGATTCATAAGCTACATGGAATTGTCAGAAATCAATCTCTCTTAACAAATTCGGAGTGGGAAGGAGAGACTAAATCTGCTAGCATTTGTTTTAACCGAGCCACTAAGATCTTTGAGATAATTTTATATAGCACCAAACACAAACTGATGCGTCTCAAATCTGTCATTGCTGTCGGGTTTACTGTTTTTGGCAACAAACGTAGGAGAGTAAAGTTCCAGTCAACTGGAAAGGAGTCATTTGCGAATAATTCTTGGACCTCCTTTGTAACTTGATCACCAATTATCTCTCAATATCTATGGAAGAAAGCCCCAGTCATCCTGTCAGCCCCTGGGGAACTCCACCTTCAAATCTGGTTGCCAGCATGTTCTTTATGGGGCCCTAAACCTTCAGTGTTCCTTCAAAGTGCCTTCGCAAAATACCCCATGCATTTTTTGCAGCTTCGCATCCTTGAATCAACTCGAATTGCTTTCTTGCAACTTTACAGTGAATAGCAGTGGGAGATCTTGCATTAAACTTGGCCATCTTGTTTTCATCATCTGCCCAGAGTTCCCACGCCTTTGCTACATATTTTCCATATTCACCTCTGGCTACAAGTGATTTCCATCCAGATCCCACAACTTTCCACACAAGTGGGTTTATACCCTTGATTTTGGCCTTCACTCATGCTTTCCAAAACCCGTATATAGTTCCCAATCTCAAAAACAACTTTTGAATTTGACACAATCTCGTGATAGCTCTCCATTTCGTTTTGCATGATCCTTACTTGTTTAGAAAACACAGGTACCttctctgataccaattgtaccAATTGATAATTTTTTCCAAGAAATATGATTATATTAATCCTTTAAAAAGCacatacaatttttttctaaaatcaaTTATTCAACAAGCTCAAGACAAACCTTAACTTGTTGAACTAGTCATTCGTGTTCAAAGATTAGTACAAAATCTCTTGAACCGCTCATGCTTCTAACCCCTTAGTGTTTTGCTTCTCCTTGTCCAGACTTACAAAACCCTCTCTGCTAAAAGCTTTCTCAGTGTGTCCGGCACATTCGATTCCAACACCCTCTTTATACTTTAGAGGAAACCATAGATCTAAAGATGtaaaaaatggaaattttcCGTTTGGTTCTTCAGCAAATAAGTCAATCTCCCTTATTGTGTAAGATTGATCTCTTATTCTCCAATACTTCCCTTAAGTTGTCTCCACATCAAATCTTCCTTAAATGTTCACGTCTTGAAGAGCACTTCACCTGACTCCATGTAACATGACTCCATGTAACATTCTTTCTCTATGTTGTAGTTCATCTCACACTTCATGAACTATTTCAGCTCTGCTCTGATCATACATCTTCAGTGATCTTATACATTTTCTACTAATCATAATGTAGCTTTCTTTTATAAAGttacattataatatatatattatttcatggTTGTATCATGTGAAAATCATACAGATCTATGCTTGGGCTATAAAATCTGTCATGAATTGATAAAGCTCTAAACCTATAATTGTTGTTATATTTATTGGTTTTGTGTCGTATTTTCGATACCATGAGATTTCTTAACACAAATTAGTTCAAATACTTTATTGAATAACCACTTCTCATAGTTAATATTAGACAACAGGAGATTTCTTAACACAGATTAGTTCAAATACGTTATTGAATAACCACTTCTCCAGAAATTTGTTGTACTGGCAATAACAGATTTGATTAGCATGAGAAATTTGTGTTGTATTTTCGATACCAGGAGATTTCTTAACACAGATTAGTTCAAATACGTTATTGAATAACCACTTCTCATAGTTAATATAAGACATGTTCATTTGAGGATTTGTTTTGATTCAAGTTTGCTAATTAAGGTATCTAGTATTTTGAGTACAAGTGTTTAAGATCAATTCAAGAACTGATGAAAATCCGGTTCTGATCGGTTGAAATAATCATGGTTTAATTCAGTTCGGATAATAATGGATAGTTCAGAtggttttaaataaatttaaaaaatatcagatTCTTTTGCTTACTTCAGATATTTTAGATATGGTAATTTTGGATAGTttgttttttagttattttggatattttcatataaacatATCTGTAcatatgttatttataaattgtattctatttgtaattatttttttctatttataaactGCAGTCTATTTAtcaattgtattatattatcagatacaaatattgtatttataaattgtatctaagatattagttatttaaattaaaatatagttaatagttttaaatataaatatatcttcTAACTGAGTTTAGCTCGGTTCTTTCAGTTCATGTAACTTTTCACACCTTAGAGCATCCGCAGTGATAAAATTTCTCTAATATATTTCTCATAATACAAATACTAATATAagttaaaactaaagttaaattttttaaaaaaattgttgaaataaatatgataactgagctgaaatttggcaaAGATGTTGTTGACTTGTTCATCTTAGATTGTATGGTGGGATTAGTCTATGATTTCTGGAATCCTAGTGAACTGAGGTAGTTTTTgaactcttgtattgctttcttgttgtttttgtttcttttgttcgAGATTTCATTTTGTACGGTTCTTTGATCTGTTCGTGTGGAATAAAGAGGACGTGATTGTATTTATAACCATTTATACAAAAAGGAAAAACTTTTTCCTTTTTACATTGAGAAGGTTCTCCACATCCTTTACTTTATTGCGTATATTATATTCTGCCATTGTTTAagtgtttttcttaaaaattcaTACAAGTGCTGGAAATATTTATTCTGGTGCGCCATGGTAAATTCATATTTTTCCCAACAACAAGCATGTTTCAATTTCCATAACacgaacccaaaaaaaattaaatgatactAATCCAAAATTACTAATGTAAGTATTATAGAATCTATTCACTTTCGGACATTCAGAAATGTTACAGAATATAAATCTTACAACAATTCCCAACGACCAATTGTCTCACGTCGAATAGTCTCATATGAAAAAAGTCTGAAtgttttttaagataaaaagaaaTTACGAAACCGAGTTTTTTGGGTGTTCAGAAATGTAAATAAAACAACAAATCATATCCAAATGAGTCAGCCTTTTTACTTCTGCTTATcataatcatttttatattatgtgCTTGCAGAACAAGATAAATTATCACGAAGACTCGAGAGCAGTATTTCCCTTCCAATTTTTGAGAAGCCTTTCTTTCTACAAAATtagaaatcaaaagaaaaattaagatgCAAATCAGAATATGCAAACCCATGAACAAATTAGCGTCATTCGAAGTACAGTTCAAATGCAAATAAGTTATTTATTCACACCACAAACATAGTATTCAAAAGAAGAAATGATATGCAAAGCTGAAAATGCAAACCCATGAACAAAACATGTCTTGAGAGTTCAAGAAAATCACAGTACATTTTAATGCGAAACTAGTATTTGACTGTATACAGTTTCATGCTAAGTTAGTATTTGAATGTAAACCATGGCATCGAATCCAAAGTCTCTGGATAAATGCTTTAGTTGcaagtttatatatatgtaaattattgtATAGATGAAGATGTGTTTGAGATTAATAAAGAACACTTAAATCCTAAAAAACGTTGATAAATTCGTTTACCTAAACAGTTTTTAATGAATTCATTCACCAAAGTAATCTTAAACCTAAGAAGTTCTAATCAATTCTTTAacctaaaattaatttagaagcCTACAAACCTTAATAAATTCCTTGACATTATataattagagagagagagaatgatcTACCTTTTTGCAAGCAATATACTTCTCTACTTGTGGTTTTTGCTCAGGGCTAAACGCAAACCACCTTTCATGAGGACATACGTCACTCCAGCTTCCTAAATCTGCACAGAAACAATGGTAAGAGAACAAAAATTACTACATAATACTTGTTAAGACGAGCAAACTGTTTATATTTTTCACACCTTGAAGTAAAATGTTTGGTTCTTTGTTGTACGACTTCAATTTCCAGAGAGTAAGACCACTGTCATCCAATTCGACCGGGCTGGTTCTAAGAACATCATCATATTCTTGAACTTCTGCGAAagcaattataaaaaataagcCCCTAAACCATTGTTATTAACAATCAATCACATGAATTCAGAATTATACTTTGCATTTTTAACGCGTTTTGCATTCCGGCAAAGACTAGTTCAGATTCAGCTTCCATTTGTGATACAATTGCAAGCCGTTGTTTAATTGTCAACTCAACCCCATTATTCTCTGCTTGAGCTTTGGATAACTCATCTTCTAACTTCTGATATAGTTTTTGCTCCTACAACAAAAAGGTTTTAATATGAATAGTCAAACTTAAATTGTAAAGACCTAAGTAGATTTTACGGTTACGTTAGCTTTTGCTGCATTCAACTTTTCTTTTgcttcctttttcttttcaacAGATTCAGGATTAGCAAAGCAATCCCTCAGCACCCTGAAAGATTGTTTACAACATGTTAACTCTCAAGcacataaaaagaagaaaaactgattcaatatatatatatatacatacagaTACATATATTACAATATAACTTACGTTGTGCTAAGCGTTTCATCGCACAAGAAATTCAAAAGTTTCAGCCTTTGCGATGAACCCATCTCCTCATACTCAGAAATGCCTTTTTGAAACATCTGAGGAGGGAAGTCATCAAGCTTAACTTCGGATTGGGCAAGACAGTCTCCAAGAACATTGAACCACCTATCATCTGATGCACTCAGGCCAACTGAtctaaattatcataaaaataatatcaatcAGTTATGTATCAAAGAAAAAATCATACTTTCCAAAAAAACAATACGTACTTGTCTCCTGTGTCTACCAATATAAGAGTCAATAATTGGATTATCATTTGGGTGAGGGTGGAATGCTCTTGGCTCCTTGTGTTTCTTCCGGACACAATCTCACTCACAACAAGTTGAGGTTCCCCTCCTCTTAAGCCAAGAGCCTATTCAAAAGGTCATATGCATTAGAGAAGAGGAAATAGCAAACACTTccaatgtaaaaagaaaaaacaaaagtagATAGAAGACACCTTTCC
This Brassica napus cultivar Da-Ae chromosome C6, Da-Ae, whole genome shotgun sequence DNA region includes the following protein-coding sequences:
- the LOC106436377 gene encoding uncharacterized protein LOC106436377 encodes the protein MGDEIMNNISETMIEDQTQIRESSYCHQCHKKRSDIVGNCVTKRPNTTCMVKYCRSCLWNRYKEIPEDVASKEDWLCYRCRGICDCSKCLKEQGKKPTGFLRENGSSSNAIKNPKNAKRQLKLNDSSEGYNEENPAAGKRTKPILKKKEKSQLEEVKLPQGIESITVFGIDLPSENAGRVLQFLEFCSKFGKALGLRGGEPQLVVSEIVSGRNTRSQEHSTLTQMIIQLLTLILVDTGDKSVGLSASDDRWFNVLGDCLAQSEVKLDDFPPQMFQKGISEYEEMGSSQRLKLLNFLCDETLSTTVLRDCFANPESVEKKKEAKEKLNAAKANEQKLYQKLEDELSKAQAENNGVELTIKQRLAIVSQMEAESELVFAGMQNALKMQKVQEYDDVLRTSPVELDDSGLTLWKLKSYNKEPNILLQDLGSWSDVCPHERWFAFSPEQKPQVEKYIACKKKERLLKNWKGNTALESS